The following nucleotide sequence is from Desulfomonile tiedjei.
AGGGAAAAACTCCCCAGAGAATATTGGATAGAATACAACGACTTGCTGGTGACCTGGGGTCAGAATATTTGCAGGCCCATTTCTCCATTCTGCTCCAAGTGCGCAGTTATAGCCTGCTGCCGGCAGGTGGGCGTGTCCCAGCATAGGTAAATTGTATTGAACATTACTTTTTGCCTTTAACAATTGCTGTATTCGAATCAATTCTCGACCGAATCAATCATAATTCTCAGGCGTCTGCAAATTGTATGGTCCGGATAGGAGGAATGAATATGCCTGAGGTGAACTGGCCGAGAATTAAAGAAATTCTGGATAATTCGCTAATCAAATGGAAGCAGGATCATGGCCGGGAACCTAAGATGAACGTGGTGCATGAGGGTCACATCGGCTGGGAGACAAAAGAAGAATTAGCTCAAAGTAATCCTTACGGCAAAGTGCTTATCGAACCTGACAAGGTGGGGAACGGCCGCGGAGCCGAGACCAATCTGGTCAGAATATTGACTACTTTTATCGGGGGCTACAGAAGGATGCCCTCTGGGGGGCCTTATCTTGCGAAGGAGGAGATTGACGAAATAAAACAATGGATTGATGACGGCATGCCCGACTAGGGCTGCCGAGAATTTCGGGCGCTGCGAGAGGTTGGAATGTCTGCTCAGCCCTTCTTTTCGAGTGACTTCTCCAGGTCTGCCACCAGCTTCTCGTAAGATATACCCAGCCTGCGGGCCCTCCGAGTACAGCGTCGAGTTTGAACTAAATATCCCATCACGTAACCCAATGTCCCGGAAACAACCGCGACAATTAACGCTGCCGTAGCCCAACGCAACACGATGTCACCGCCCAGGCGCCCGAAAGCCCCCAGCGACTGCCAGAAATAGCCGGCCTGAGTAATAGGGTGCATCAGTTGATGAAATCCTTCCAGGGTCATGACTTCCGATCTGCCGAGAATCAGCGAGCCTAGATAATAGTATCCGTAATACATCGGGATTAGCGTAAAGGGATTGTTCACCCAGGTGAATGCAAAGGCTACCAGTGTATTGAACCTAATCAAAAGCCTCACGATGCCGAGACATACCATTTGCGCGCCGACAGGAACGCCGAATCCTATTGCCAGCCCGAAAGCGATTCCGCGTGCATCGAACCATGGCGGATTCCGGGAACTGACCAGGGGCTCGACAAAACGGCTGCGAAAAAACCCGGCCGACTTGCGTTCGGATTTTCGCGAAATCGCCGAGCCTGCCCTATCACTGCCAATGTTCAATTCGTCACCTTCGATCCGACGTTTTTCATTCCTTGGCCGGTTTACCGCCTGATTCTCGCAAGGCCTCTCGTGTTTCCATGAAAAAAACCAATATTACGCCACGTTAATAACGTTTTGCGAAGGATTTGACAAGCTGAAGGCGTCGCTATATGTTTCCTCCGGGTTCCCCCGCGCACTTTCAGGAACGAGGTCGTCAACGAGGAGGCATACCATGAAGCCCATATTTATAGAAGCCACTACCATACCAGATGCCTGGTTCCAATGTCTGTACACCCTCATAGAGGAATCGCGCAAGTCTGACGGCGCGGCCCGCAGATACACGGTTGATACGGGCTCCAACCCAGGCGCGGACCGCATAGAATTTGACATGGTCATGGTTCACATAAGACAGCCCGGCGTTCGCCCATTGCTCCCTCAGATCCCCGAGCATCTGAATCTGCCGCCGGTCGCTGACGAGAAGTATCTGGCGGAATACATGCCCTATCTGCTTTCTTCAGCCAAGGCTCCAGGCGAGCATTACACATACGGAGAACGGCTTCAGACCTCCTGGCAATTCGTAATTGACTATTACAAGAAGCATGGCGGCCGCACGAACCGCATGTGCATGGAAATAGGCCGTCCCGAAGATATCTTCTTTTACGAACATGAAGACGGCTCCACTCCGTGTCTCAGGCTCGTCGATACCCGTGTAATGGATAACAAGCTCAACTGGATAGTCTACTTCAGGTCATGGAACCTCTGGTCCGGTTTTCCGGTGAAT
It contains:
- a CDS encoding cytochrome c — translated: MPEVNWPRIKEILDNSLIKWKQDHGREPKMNVVHEGHIGWETKEELAQSNPYGKVLIEPDKVGNGRGAETNLVRILTTFIGGYRRMPSGGPYLAKEEIDEIKQWIDDGMPD
- a CDS encoding DUF2062 domain-containing protein, with the translated sequence MNIGSDRAGSAISRKSERKSAGFFRSRFVEPLVSSRNPPWFDARGIAFGLAIGFGVPVGAQMVCLGIVRLLIRFNTLVAFAFTWVNNPFTLIPMYYGYYYLGSLILGRSEVMTLEGFHQLMHPITQAGYFWQSLGAFGRLGGDIVLRWATAALIVAVVSGTLGYVMGYLVQTRRCTRRARRLGISYEKLVADLEKSLEKKG
- a CDS encoding thymidylate synthase, which translates into the protein MKPIFIEATTIPDAWFQCLYTLIEESRKSDGAARRYTVDTGSNPGADRIEFDMVMVHIRQPGVRPLLPQIPEHLNLPPVADEKYLAEYMPYLLSSAKAPGEHYTYGERLQTSWQFVIDYYKKHGGRTNRMCMEIGRPEDIFFYEHEDGSTPCLRLVDTRVMDNKLNWIVYFRSWNLWSGFPVNLAGLQQAKEIMAMEIGVEDGEIVAVSKGLNIRDYNIEVALMRLQKDTGIQLGARRE